One region of Streptomyces sp. TLI_171 genomic DNA includes:
- a CDS encoding aminoglycoside adenylyltransferase domain-containing protein, translated as MFTPYRELDALLDEFVHTVRGILGDTFVGAYLQGSFALGAADLHSDCDFIVATTVLPSGVAEARLRRLHDEIPTRPGLWTKHLEGSYADTASLRGVAGLGTPWLFCDHGHRELTWDTHCNSPHARWILRNRGITLAGPPAAELVDAVPPEALRESMRAMLPGLLADLRTWARFDVAWSQRYAVTTYCRVLFTLHTGEVASKRGALEWACETLDPRWRPLFVQVIQDRELGWDPADPPRQGSLEVTYAFAAYAESFVD; from the coding sequence ATGTTCACCCCCTACCGGGAGCTCGACGCGCTCCTGGACGAGTTCGTCCACACGGTCCGCGGCATCCTCGGCGACACGTTCGTCGGTGCCTACCTGCAGGGCTCCTTCGCGCTGGGCGCCGCAGATCTGCACAGCGACTGTGACTTCATCGTCGCGACCACCGTCCTGCCCTCGGGCGTCGCGGAGGCCCGACTCCGGCGACTCCACGACGAGATTCCCACCCGCCCGGGCCTCTGGACCAAACACCTGGAGGGCTCCTACGCGGACACCGCGTCCCTACGCGGCGTCGCCGGGCTCGGGACGCCGTGGCTGTTCTGCGACCACGGCCACCGCGAGCTGACCTGGGACACCCACTGCAACAGTCCGCACGCTCGCTGGATCCTTCGGAACCGCGGCATCACGCTGGCCGGGCCTCCGGCTGCCGAGCTCGTCGACGCGGTGCCGCCCGAGGCTCTGCGCGAATCGATGCGCGCGATGCTGCCCGGTCTCCTGGCCGACCTGCGGACCTGGGCGCGCTTCGACGTGGCCTGGAGTCAACGCTATGCCGTGACCACCTACTGCCGGGTGCTGTTCACTCTGCACACCGGCGAGGTGGCTTCCAAGCGCGGCGCACTGGAGTGGGCATGCGAGACCCTCGACCCGCGCTGGCGACCCCTGTTCGTCCAGGTGATCCAGGACCGGGAGTTGGGCTGGGACCCGGCCGATCCGCCGAGACAGGGCAGCCTCGAAGTGACGTATGCCTTCGCCGCCTATGCGGAGTCATTCGTCGATTGA
- a CDS encoding transposase codes for MDSPKFLRRAEKKLKRMQKALSRCEKGSKNRAKARKKAARQHAKVADRRRDWHHKESTKIIRESQAVYVEDLAVSGLGRTRLAKSVHDAGWSAVVTMLEYKAAKHGRYFGRIGRFEPTSQVCSTCGIKDGPKPVSVRQWTCGDCGTVHDRDINAARNVLAAGRADRPNLWSAGKTGPRPGTAP; via the coding sequence GTGGACTCCCCGAAGTTCCTGCGCCGCGCCGAGAAGAAGCTCAAGCGCATGCAGAAGGCGCTGAGCCGCTGCGAGAAGGGATCGAAGAACCGGGCCAAGGCCCGCAAGAAGGCCGCGCGTCAGCACGCCAAGGTGGCCGACCGCCGCCGGGACTGGCACCACAAGGAGTCCACGAAGATCATCCGCGAGAGCCAAGCGGTGTACGTGGAAGACCTCGCGGTGTCCGGCCTCGGACGGACCAGGCTCGCCAAGTCCGTGCACGACGCCGGATGGTCGGCGGTTGTCACCATGCTGGAATACAAGGCCGCCAAACACGGCCGGTACTTCGGCAGGATCGGCCGCTTCGAGCCCACCTCTCAGGTGTGCTCGACCTGCGGCATCAAGGACGGCCCCAAGCCCGTCTCGGTCCGCCAGTGGACCTGCGGCGACTGCGGGACCGTCCACGACCGCGACATCAACGCAGCACGCAACGTCCTGGCCGCCGGACGGGCGGACAGGCCAAACCTGTGGAGCGCAGGTAAGACCGGGCCTCGTCCCGGCACCGCCCCGTGA
- a CDS encoding phosphotransferase family protein, whose product MESLSKRRLDAAELDALLHRSLGQGGRLERELTGGMFNTAYRAQLSDGRTVLVKIAPPADLPVLRYERGILSTEAAVYRQLNSPTGARVPTPRLLHAGVDHLVLSWLDGSPWDQTQPDRPDLLRRELGQLTALINAIPSPDGRFGYPAPESALQADDWPAAFSLMTAALLTDAERFGAELGAPAGEFTALVAASQERLAEVAEPRLVHFDLWPGNVFHDGTRITGLIDHERAFFGDPAAELVSLEFGGAAGEGSEVVAGYREAGGELEFTPGLAHRLALYRVYLGLILVIEAEPRGFRISNPEHYAWSREYLATHLDALRHHCAA is encoded by the coding sequence GTGGAGAGCCTGAGCAAGCGGCGCCTGGACGCCGCCGAACTGGACGCGCTGCTGCACCGCTCGCTGGGCCAAGGCGGGCGGCTGGAGCGGGAATTGACAGGCGGGATGTTCAACACCGCCTACCGCGCCCAGCTCTCCGACGGCCGGACCGTACTGGTCAAGATCGCCCCGCCCGCGGACCTGCCGGTGCTCCGCTATGAGCGCGGCATCCTCAGCACCGAGGCCGCGGTCTACCGGCAGCTCAACAGTCCGACCGGGGCCAGGGTGCCGACACCTCGGCTGCTGCATGCCGGCGTGGACCACCTGGTGCTTTCCTGGCTCGACGGCAGCCCCTGGGACCAGACGCAACCGGACCGACCCGATCTGCTGCGCCGCGAGTTGGGGCAGCTGACGGCCCTGATCAACGCGATCCCGTCGCCGGACGGGCGCTTCGGTTACCCCGCACCCGAGTCCGCCCTTCAGGCGGATGACTGGCCCGCCGCCTTCAGCCTGATGACGGCCGCCCTGCTGACGGACGCCGAGCGCTTCGGAGCCGAACTCGGCGCTCCGGCCGGGGAATTCACGGCTCTGGTGGCCGCCTCCCAGGAGCGGCTGGCGGAGGTGGCCGAGCCACGGCTCGTCCACTTCGACCTGTGGCCCGGCAATGTCTTCCACGACGGCACACGAATCACTGGACTGATCGACCACGAAAGGGCGTTCTTCGGCGACCCTGCGGCTGAGCTGGTATCCCTGGAGTTCGGCGGTGCCGCGGGCGAGGGCAGTGAGGTGGTCGCGGGCTACCGGGAGGCCGGCGGCGAGCTGGAATTCACCCCCGGCCTGGCCCACCGGCTCGCGCTCTACCGCGTCTACCTGGGCCTCATCCTGGTCATCGAGGCCGAGCCTCGTGGCTTCCGGATCTCCAATCCCGAGCACTACGCGTGGAGCCGCGAGTACCTGGCCACTCATCTGGACGCACTGCGGCATCACTGCGCCGCATGA
- a CDS encoding VCBS repeat-containing protein: MRSAPSRHRSALSAAAFGVLLAAGLIAQPAAAATADLPAPALPSTSPSTACAGGTMLGDTSVTFSARIDGPTSGLDALSAEFRITTAAHDEDVVAGTGPGQLSVQAGQQARYAVPRDVLFAAAGGRITDFVWKVRTVASGQHSAWSTCRFSFDPTRQGAPVVAAPTGAVIGRPVTVAVAPPADGTVPAGYRFQLNEAPWVDVPADAAGRASFTFTAPRDVDTLSVTSLSPGGNQGGRTTLSFTATAPPPNLTTGDLDGDGRPDLVTIGGRSGLPSGLWSAPGLGDGRVGTAHDIGVNGTGFGTEPDAGDFDGTIALTGRFTGSSFQDVLVYWPTGPRAGLALVLAGNGSGGPLPGSGARGYLTDWFGGSAPSQVVEAGNVSGRGTGHADLLGIAPDDSGAASLTLYASGWTTGTYDYPRPLTALTPDGDRNWNDWTIASTELPAPGGGTGTALYLWKKSTGELDLWKDLAVDPGSGALSYRAFPVATGWNTGADLTLRAADVDTDGTPDLWTVDGTGRVTAHLVTGLDSGAPAVTARDAGNLAG; this comes from the coding sequence GTGCGTTCCGCACCATCGCGTCACCGTTCCGCCCTCTCCGCGGCCGCCTTCGGCGTGCTGCTGGCCGCCGGTCTGATCGCTCAGCCCGCCGCCGCGGCCACCGCCGACCTGCCCGCGCCGGCCCTGCCGTCCACCTCGCCGAGCACCGCCTGCGCGGGCGGGACGATGCTGGGCGACACCTCCGTCACCTTCTCGGCCCGGATCGACGGTCCGACGTCCGGCCTGGACGCGCTGAGCGCCGAGTTCAGGATCACCACCGCGGCCCACGACGAGGACGTGGTCGCCGGGACGGGCCCGGGCCAACTGTCCGTCCAGGCCGGGCAGCAGGCCCGCTACGCGGTACCGCGCGACGTGCTGTTCGCGGCCGCGGGCGGGCGGATCACCGACTTCGTGTGGAAGGTCCGGACGGTCGCCTCCGGGCAGCACAGCGCCTGGAGCACCTGCCGGTTCAGCTTCGACCCGACCCGCCAGGGCGCGCCGGTGGTCGCCGCGCCGACCGGCGCCGTGATCGGGCGGCCGGTCACTGTCGCCGTCGCACCGCCCGCCGATGGCACGGTGCCCGCGGGCTACCGCTTCCAGCTGAACGAGGCCCCCTGGGTGGACGTGCCCGCGGACGCCGCGGGCCGGGCCTCGTTCACGTTCACCGCCCCGCGCGACGTCGACACGCTCAGCGTCACCAGCCTCTCGCCGGGCGGGAACCAAGGGGGCCGCACCACGCTCTCCTTCACGGCCACCGCCCCGCCGCCGAACCTGACCACCGGCGACCTGGACGGCGACGGCCGGCCCGACCTGGTCACCATCGGCGGCCGGTCCGGCCTGCCCTCCGGCCTGTGGTCCGCCCCGGGCCTCGGTGACGGGCGGGTCGGCACCGCGCACGACATCGGCGTCAACGGGACGGGCTTCGGCACCGAGCCGGACGCGGGCGACTTCGACGGCACGATCGCCCTCACCGGGCGGTTCACCGGCAGCTCGTTCCAGGACGTCCTGGTCTACTGGCCGACCGGCCCGCGCGCGGGCCTGGCCCTGGTGCTGGCCGGCAACGGCAGTGGCGGCCCGCTCCCCGGCAGCGGCGCGCGCGGGTACCTCACCGACTGGTTCGGCGGCAGCGCCCCGTCCCAGGTCGTCGAGGCCGGGAACGTCTCCGGCCGCGGCACCGGCCACGCCGACCTGCTGGGCATCGCCCCGGACGACTCCGGCGCCGCCTCCCTCACCCTCTACGCGTCCGGCTGGACGACCGGCACCTACGACTACCCGCGCCCGCTGACCGCCCTGACCCCGGACGGCGACCGGAACTGGAACGACTGGACGATCGCCTCCACCGAGCTCCCGGCCCCGGGCGGCGGCACCGGCACCGCGCTCTACCTGTGGAAGAAGTCCACCGGCGAGCTCGACCTGTGGAAGGACCTCGCCGTCGACCCCGGCAGCGGCGCCCTCAGCTACCGGGCGTTCCCCGTCGCCACCGGCTGGAACACCGGTGCCGACCTCACCCTGCGGGCCGCCGACGTCGACACCGACGGCACTCCCGACCTGTGGACGGTGGACGGCACGGGCCGCGTCACCGCCCACCTGGTGACAGGACTCGACAGCGGCGCCCCGGCCGTCACCGCCCGGGACGCCGGCAACCTGGCGGGCTGA
- a CDS encoding PRC domain containing protein, translating into MSSGLWGYEGAEGYAAGSDLTGYRVEATDGHIGKVDRHTDLVDSSHIVVDTGPWIFGREVLLPAGTITRIDAAEETVWVNRTKDEVKNSPEFDKDKHTDDPEYRRQVGDYYTDGYTGGSNL; encoded by the coding sequence GTGAGCAGCGGACTGTGGGGCTACGAGGGCGCCGAAGGCTACGCGGCGGGATCCGACCTGACCGGGTACCGGGTAGAGGCGACTGATGGCCACATCGGCAAGGTCGACCGGCACACCGACCTGGTCGACTCCTCGCACATCGTGGTCGACACCGGCCCGTGGATCTTCGGCCGCGAGGTCCTGCTCCCGGCCGGGACCATCACCCGGATCGACGCCGCCGAGGAGACGGTGTGGGTCAACCGGACCAAGGACGAAGTGAAGAACTCCCCCGAGTTCGACAAGGACAAGCACACCGACGACCCGGAGTACCGCCGCCAGGTCGGCGACTACTACACCGACGGCTACACCGGCGGCAGCAACCTCTGA